TATAACACGGACAGAGATTAGTGGTGATCCCTTTCTccgcaaccaaacagtgaaaaaaatgatagaggGGAAAGATGCGCATCCGGGGAATCGAACCCCGGTCAGTACCGTGGGAGGGTACTATGATACCACTACACTAGATGCGCAATTCAtgctttatataattatataaattattaaaactacCACTCAGAAAAAGAATTGAGAATAGCAGGACCGACCGGAGGAATCTCATTGTGGAAGTACGCCATCTCCGATCTTTTCAATTGCCATGGCATCCCCGTTGTTGACGCCTTCCTCGACACTCGAGTATGTTTCTTGCTCTCCCTCTTACAAAATTGCCATTAGATCTGAAACCTACGTGATACGTTATAAGCCACTGAATCCATTATGACAAAGAACGCGACTATCTTTTGACCGCTACAAAAAAACGAACAACAGTAATAACTATGATTGTCACCACGACAAGGACGAGAACTTTGAAGGATTAGGATTTTCAGGGTTTAGATTTTTAGTAGATGGTTTAAACTTTACCGGCTGAATGAGGATTTATGACACGTGATGTAAACTTAAGAGTTTTGTAAAATCTTGAGAGCAGCTCAATGCTCATATCGCataagatttgtgaaaaaaaaaacaaaaagaaatagctTTATTTGAGAATAATATTTAGGATATAAATTATTGGATTttacaacaatattttaaagttCCTAGAGACTCGGAGGATTTATTTGGAATTTAAAGGTCTGAACCATATGTTGATTTATGTTTAATGGATCAGAATGCAATGTTCATTTGCAGAAGTTTGGAAGTATATGCACATCAAACTAGCATCCGTATCTAATTGGAAGCGAATCTGATGGAGAAGCTCTGGATAGATTAAGACATTTCTTAAGACCTTTTAGCATTTGGTATCAAACTACAAATCATCATGATATGTAtttgaaatatattaattagttgaaGTCTTGACATGTATTGTTGAATGTTTAGGAGTTCACGTATCATCACATCCATATCATATTATGCTTGTATTCCTGTCCATATTGGTGCTCATGACTGCAGACCCGAAAAGAAACAAAACGCAGGCAATGTTACAATTAAAACAacttgagagaaaaataaaacagagaagaaaacaaTGTGATGTGGAATTTCTTCTGCAGGCTCATGTTTCTGTGGAATCTCTAACTCTTCTTTCCCAGGACTTTGCAACCTTCTTACCAAAAACAAACCTCGCTACAGTTCCCATTGGTTGGCTCAAAATTTTCCTGTTTTTGCTCTCTTTCTGGTCAATTTAGTTTGTTCAAACTTTTCCTGTCTTCCCTCTATCTCTTCATGGTAAATGTTAGTTTATTCCATAGTTGGAGCAGTACTCTTACACATGCAAAATGGCCACTTTAGCAGCCCATTATATTTTTACTATGCCTATGCTAAATACAATTTTGCATGTCtcattttctcctttctttttattttgtccCAAAAGTGACTCATTGCATCTTGTCAATGAGAACTTATCTTTCACCAAGATCCTGGGTTATGTATTCATCTTATTCCTACCAATCGTGCTTgtgattctaattttttttttttcttttcatttttatgaGCTCGGTAGAGTTTTGCACCGTCCTGTTTTAACATCTTAAGCTGCCAGCAAGTCTCATATTCGGTGGATTTTGTTTTTAGGATGTGTTAAAAAAAGGTGTTGGAGACTGGAAAAAGGTTGTTGCAGCATTTGGAGATGAAATTTTACAAGCTGATGGAGAAGTTGATATGTCTAGATTGGGACAAATTGTGTTCACTGTTCCAGCAAAGCCTCAACTTCTTAATCGGTACGGAAATTTGTATGCGTTTCAaagtttaatgaaataaagttcttcatttcctttcaaTGCAGAATTTTGAATGGAACTTATGATGTGTTTATGGAGTGACAATGTTTCAAGAACCCTTTGTATTTTGTTGGAAAACAATGACGAGAATTTCACCAATCTCTATTTGATATCAATGGAAGGATATCAAATAGAGATTGGTGAAAGGAAATGAAgaactttatttcattaaacaaGAACCCACAAgggccaaatgaattgcaggTTCATATTTGATTGGAAACTTATTGTGCGGACGTTTGAAATAAATGGAGAGATAAACTACTTTCATCAACTGATTTATTTGATAATAGAAAGTAAAGGATCTTGATGACTATTTGAAGTTCAGATGAACTACGCAAAGGAGCTATTATGGTCTTATTAAGAGCGCAAAGGGATGCAACCTTAGTCaatattagagagagagaagaaaaatgcGTGAAAAGGAAACAAGACACAAGCAACTGCTCAGTACTTCTGTAGCTTGCAAACAAACTGACAAGAGTTCTCTAGCCACGGCCATAGTCAAAATTCTACTCAAAGCCTCCACAATAGTGGATCTCCCTGCCCAAGGCCTTGAGAGCTGCAAAAGAAATCAACCATTTACAAGAGTACAAAACTGCACTGAGAAAGTGCAATTTGAATCCTCCCACACCACTATGCACTGAGAAAGTGTAATTTGAATCCTCCCACACCACTATGCACCAAAGCCATATCTCCATAGCAGATCGGCCAATCTAGTCAACGCAGTCAAGGACAGCATTATGGTTTTATGATAGAGCATGGATTTGTGTTATCAAGTGTTAGAAATGGaacaaattaattgaatttcCATAAATAGTTGGTTCTTAGAAAGATATGTTCATTTAATGCAGTCATTCTTGCTTTCGGCCTTGTTCCAAGTTGAATCATCACTAACATGGTTGGATTGCTTGCCTGTGGGATGACATTTGGTCCCCCAAATGAAGATTAAAGAAATTTTGTCTTGTAGAACTTTTTTTATCTTGCTTAATTTAAAAGCAGCCAGAATTTAATTTCTTCAGTGAGTCTATCATCTCGGATCGAGTTCAATTAGTGTAGACTTGCTTTACACCACATTTTGAATAATTTCTGAATTGTGGTTATTAAACTTTCTGTAGGTTATTGTCTCCTTATCTATCCTCTGGTATCTTCTACGAAATTGTGAAGCTATGGATGAAAGGGTTTAAGGTTATTGTCCTTGATGTGCCTGTATTGTTCAAGGCTAAGATGGACAAGTGGACAAATCCCATTATAGTTGTATAGGTTGATTCTGAGACACAGCTAAGATGACTCATGGTAAGAGACAGAACAAGTAAGGAGGGTGCTCAAAACAGGATAAATGCTCAGATGTCTGACAAAGGCAGACATTGATAACACAGGATCACTAGAGGACTTGAATGGACAGTTTAGGAAGGTATTATTTGATGTATCAAATCCCTTGTCGTTGACTGAGTTTGGGCTTTGCAGACAGGGAGCCTTGTTAGGCCTTGTTTCTGTTATTATTGTTGTTCTTCTACATTGAAAGATCTCCATTGGTAATGGTTTGGACTCGTCACTACTACCCAAACTTCTTGTACTAACAGTGAGTATTCTTGGGAAGGAAGATTATCAAGAGATCAATTCTTCCATTTGTGACTTACACTTAGCAATGGAGAATGACTGATTTTgtgaatatttgtttgaataattCTCTACCAAATTTTCAAAGCCTTTCGATATATTCTCGTTGTAAAAACTTCAAGGTAGCTAAAACAGGCGTGTTTTTTGTTGTGTGATGTTAAGAATCGCCAATTTGAAGTTGGACACAGTAGTGTTCTGTTCAATGGAGCTAACAAAATCTAAGTTCTTAAGGGCGGAGGAGAATGCAGAAGCTCAAAGTGAGGATCCTAAGGAACCCATACCAGTGTAATCTTATTTGTGCTTTGTTTATCCTTGAGTTAATGAAAGCAATAAATGGGGCTATCATCTTCAGAGACCATGCAGATTTACATGTTTAATTGTAGCAAGTAGAGAACCATACTTTCTAGTTGCAAAACATCTCTGGCACCAATCATACTATTGGTTTTGAGCACTATGCTGTGTCAATAATGTCCTTAATCGTTCATCATTTTGCTTCACTGGGTAGTCAATTCTGGTATCAACTTATTTTATGACATGGCGTTCACCATTTTTATCAGTGACCATTGCTCTCTTCTTGGGCATAATCTGAGCATCATTCCACTGCAATAGCATTTCCATGAAAGTAGGAACTTTCTAATCTTCATTTGCTTTAAAATTTACTCCCTTATATATTATTGCTGCTTTAACTGGGTAAAAGCAATTGTATTTAACCATCTGACCTGTACCTTTTTCTTGACCATTTAAAAGTTTGAGAGGTGGTTCAGTCCTGGATAAGCAAAGTCCATTTCAAGAGGTTGTGTACCGCATTAAGATCATTGTTGCTTTCAAAGTTtattgacttgtttttcagatTGGAGGTACGTATCTGATAACCTAAAGCAATTACTATTATGAGTGCCTGGCGTTATCACAAGTCactctttaatttaaaaagCCAGGCCAAAAGATTGGCTTATGAAAGTGGGAGATAAGTGATTGGCTATGTCGTGGTTTAGCCCGCAGTATCCATGGATTTTTTATACACATCAAATGCTATCTCTTCGCTTGATCTTAGCCAGGGGTTAGATACAGGTACAGAACGCTATCTGCAATAATATTAAATCCTTCCACTAAAAGTGCCAACTTTGTTCTGATTATCTTCTTGTCCTCTTCCCCTTGGCGAACTTTGCCCATGCACTAAGTACTCATATATAAAGATTTTGCCTTTTTGATTTCATAAAGCACAATTGGCATGCCTAACCAGTTAGCTTCTTGCTGTTTCATTGAAATGCTGATTGTCCTGCATTAGACTACAGTTGGAAAGTATACCTAACTGAATTTGCTTAAAAAAGATGTCATGGCcttgttttaaaaaagtttcGATGGAATGTTTGCTTGCTTGCCAATACCTGATAGCTGCAATTGTACTTACAAGTTGGATTTGAAATATATGGTTGACTTTTACCTAGTTGATGGGAGTTTGATTTATCAAGTCTTGAGCAAAATACTGCATATATTATGAATTGTTGAGTTTTAGCTGTTTGTCAACTAGAAACTGAATATCTTCATGGGTCGACCCATGAACGCAATTGAAAAATCTGAACACCAGAGCATAGAAGGATGTGTTATAAATGCTGAAGTGGGCAATATGGGATAACTGGTTTGATTCTTTAGTATATCCTGCAAACTTGTGCTGGTATACAAAGCgtagtgagatgaaatgaaagttgaataaaatattattaaaatattatttttttaatattattattattttgagatttaaaaaaattgaattttttattatattctgtttaaaaatttagataaattgtaatgatgagatgaaatgagataagataaatacTTTCCGAAACTTTAAGAAGGTGGttcgaaaagaaaaagaaaggaatataGTACTGCATGCAGTaagtatatacttttttttttataagttaggACTGCACTAAGTATATACTATTCGAGTGTGCAAAAGGTATATAATTACTCGGAGAGATGCTTGGTTTGTACAATAATCTTACAAAAGGAAAGTTATATACAAACTGACATGTCTTGAAATTGTACCTACTTTATGGCTATACTTTACTGGACGATGGCTCCATACCCAAGATCATTCAAAACTTATCGGAAACCCTGTGTATACCAATCTGGCTTTCTTTAAAGGTTTATACCAACTTTCCAAAATTTCCATCCACAGATCACTAATATCTGTTGACTGTTGGTTGCATCATATATTAGAAGAAAAGTAGTTAGCATAATGAATGAAAGTAGCTACTATTTTCCAAATTCATTTTCCcgaacaaaatatattaacCAACATCCTTCATTCTCTCGCATcctatgatatattatattctgGCAGACAGCGATAGAATTTTTGCGACATTATATCACATGAATGGTATACGGTGTGAAGTTTTTTAAAtagtatttattaattaataataattaaaaataaaataaatatcataaaatttattttccataACAGATTTTCGACATACATAATGCTCACTATTCAGCAGCAAGCTGTTCATCACATTATTGTATAAAatctctatattttattttcataaaggatccgtgtatatattatatatatatatatatataatttggatTGAGGAGCGCTAGGCTGCCACCCAGTAATTACCGTTGGGTGTGCCGCCtaacaaaattttaagtttttatttttatgttaatttttgaatatattcaaatatttttaaaatatatagatatataccaatatatatatatatatattttgtaattcaataaaaataactttcgtaattattaaataaaaaaattaaaattaaattaaattaataagcgATCAAATGTAGCGATaacattaatttattcatatatcaaagTACAGAACTGCTAGATGCAGTCGGTAAATGTAAGCGGGATGCAAAcggttgtacggaatgaataaaaaaaaattataaaaataattttttttatgtgggtcccatattaattcattttttttaaagcgactgcacgccgcttgtataaccatgactgcaaatatcattttacaTCAAAGCATAGAGAAATGATGGTGGGTCCGGAATTAGCTAGAGCTAGCTTAAACCCgaaatatgaatatattagaaGATTAATGCATGATCACGAGGATATAAATCATATGTTACATATGTATGCATCACGCACATAACTACGTACGTATCTTAATTGCATGAAAGAGATCAGGTACTCgtctaaaatattatttgcagATCAGGGTTAATTTTGTTCTAACGCAAGGAATAATGAACTTGCATTTTCCTTAACTGAGGcgtcatataaatatatatattggtttaaTTCGATGTTGACGTGATGTGGCGTCCGCACCAAATTCTCTAtgatccctctctctctctagtcttTCATCCACCTATTTTACGGTATTTTTACTCCCCATCTGACCCCTCTACTTCTCCTATAAACCTTGGCTTCCTGATCACACACACTCGAGAAGCTACCCACTAGTgctcgatctctctctctttctatctctctctctctctctcgtctagATCTCACTGTGATGGCAAACAAACCACCTGAAGAAGCCCCAGAAACCTTGAAATACCAGGTATTCTCGATCTTTGATCCATGTCAACTCGAATGTTTCTCTCtgatctttctttctctctctcatctgtTGGCTAGCTTCTGACTCCATCCCCGAAATCTTGCAGACATGGGTCTTGAAAGTCTCAATCCACTGCGAAGGCTGCAAGAAGAAAGTCAAGAAAATTCTGCAAAGCATTGAAGGTTTTTGCCCAATTTTAGCACTAATACGTATGATTTGTCAGTGGTCTGTGTCCAAGCGTGCGTGCGTGCGTTTGTAGGGTTAGAAATCTATCAACTTTTGGCGTGAATTTCTTCGCTTCTTGTATCGTTCAATGTTTTCAGGTGTTTATACGACCACTGTGGATGCTCAGCAGCATAAGGTTACAGTGACCGGTAACGTGGACGCAGATACTCTAATCAAGAAGCTTCAGAGATCAGGCCGAAAACACGCCGAGCTTATTCCTGAGAAGAAAGAGAAGTCTGGAAAATCAAAGAAGAACGAAAAGCAGAGGGGTGAGAAAAATAATagtgaagaaaatgataatgataataaaGACTCTGAAGAAGGTGGTGATCAGGTAGATGAAGAGGACGGTGAAATTGACGAGCCAGCTGGAGGTAACGGtggtggaggaggagaaggaggagccaagaagaagaaaaagaagaagaagaagcaaggaCAAAGCGGCAATCCGGCCACCAACGACGCCAGTCAGAATTCCGGCAATGCACCTGCAGACAGTAATAATTCTCCGGCAGCTCTCAATGACCAGCTGGCACCATCCCTGGGAGCGATGAATCTCAGCCCTCCTCGTCAACATCATGTGCATCCATATCCACCATCTATGTATCATCATCCTCCACCACCACTCTACGGAATGAGTTACAATACGGCGTACCCTAGAAGCAGCACTGCTACTGCATATTATGCCCCAGCTCCCATGCATGCCAACAGTAATACGTACTTCCACCCGGAGATCTACCCGCCGCTACTACCACTTGCCCATCCGATGGACACATATGCTGACGACGACGACCAGAGCCAATGCTCACTCATGTGATGAACTCGCGATCAGGGCCAAAATGTGGGCTATATATCTCTGATCATGAGAGTTTAATGACATAAACTTTACTGAGCGATGGTcggaaagaataaaattttgtaaagatGGATTAAGATCATAAGAGAGATTAGGGAGTAAACTAGCGAAAAAATAAGAGGGGGGCCAGTGTTGTTTAGGGGCACTTAGAGGGTGTTTAATGGGTTGTCTTTATTTAGCTTTGTTAACTGCTTTTGGGGGGGTTTCCTTAAACTTAAGCCAATAGTCTCGAACTTTTGGTTTTACGTaggactttaaaaaaaaatctactttcCCTCTCACTCTTATGTGTAAAGCAGAATTGTTTATGGagatctctttcttttctctcaatgaaatgaaatgacgACCGAATTGCCTGAGGATCGAAGACTAAGGAGTAATTCCATAATCAACGTCAAGATATATATTCTGCACATTTCTCTTATTGCATTAAACATCTTTGTTGATGTCTCTCTTGCTTTCAATCAAAGCTAGCAATGGTATCATAACTTTACTCTGCATTGAAAACAAGTTTGTGGTGGTTGTGTTTAGCCTTTTTCTGAACTACTGGGCATCAGGCCAATGCGAACGTACAGGCGAGAAATGCCCTTTTCAGTGGCTggcttattaatttatttgttggttAATTTAGTCATATATCTTGTTACCAAAACTTACTCATTTTGGACTACTCCTGagcatttctctatatatacgaGATATTCGACTATGAAAGTAATATCGTTTGGTACCACCAATGATTTAGAGCATGCCCCAATCGTTTCTTTGGTCAAACATTACAAAAAGCCATGCATGAATGACCAAGTTTGTGAAGCACTACTTGAGTCGTGCCACTAGTGTTGCTAGCTccaaatttgagagagagagaagaatccTGAAATAAAGTACTTCTGCTACGTATAGtcagtattttttttcatatccttTACGTACTCAactaatataattgatcaaaataattatttttaaaaaaaatgagatagtGAATTACACTAATAGAAtgtctaaaatatatataaaaatgactgaagataaatttttatctaaatatcAATCATAGAACAAACGGATATATAGGTTCGACCCTCAACGTCCTCACCTTTTCTCTAGATCAGAATATTCACGATGGATTATACCTCTTTTCCTACCATATGTAAAAGAGCATTTTGTATGCTTTATTATGTCCCAAATTCTTCATCCAAAATGGAAACCCTATTCCCAACTCCCTAGCTGGCTAGGACTATATATATCTCACCAACTTGCAGAGCCGAGAGCatcatctttttttcaaaatctagaaAGCTAGCTCGATCGGTTTCGATGCAAGGACTGGTCAAAGATTGATTGTTACACATGCAGCATGGTTACTGCAATCATTGATCAGGAGTGCAATGCATATGAAAGATTAGCATGAATCGATTCACTTATCTTAACTAATAATAAACTCCAACATAATAATTGAAAGATGTCCTCACGTATGTACCCTTTAGATGCAAAGGTTCAATGATGTCATTTCTTGGGTCCCTCTTTGCAGACCATGGGGTTTGTATTTATGGAATCTAGAAAACACCCACCTCTTTTTCCCATATCGAAGCATCCAGGCTTTACTTTTAAACTAGTTCCAGTACTAGTCTTATTccatagaaaaattatttttgtaaatttgtatAAAGGGTATTGAAAAgtattatatttacaaaaaaaaatttataaaaataaaattataaaatgatatgattttatacgatatattaaatatattttacaataaaaataattttataatctaacgtattatatcaaatcacatcaatttataagtttatttttatgaaacttTTTTATAGCTAAAACATCTCTCTTCTTATTCCCTTGATAATACAATATGAcgtaatttttaagaaaatttaattttaaattatttttataaatcaaatttaattatatCATAAAGAATTTGTCTTTAATACCGACTTACAAATCAAGTATTTTAAGCAAAAGTACCCAAGGCAATGCCCTTCATTCTCTAATCTACATGCATGCTTTCAGAACCCGGCCTGATCCCTAGTTCAGCACTGCTTTTGCACACACGGAATGCAACTTTTGGTTGTGCTAGAAATATTCAGAAATTACAGAAAGTCTAGCTCTGGATGGATCATCAGATGCATGCAGGCCAGTCTCCTTTTTCTGATATATAGAGACAAACACAAAGGATCGATATATTCGTGACTCGCAAAAGAATTGTAGATATTCTGAGATCATTGATCATGTCGATGCATGTTggtcatgaaatgaaatgaatcgGGACGACATATGTTGTACTATTCATTATaatgaaaagattgaaaaagTGAATCTTAGTCCAAAAGCAAAATCTATCTCATAATATGTTAAAGTCTTGACCCCTCATGAATATTATCTAACGAATTCATGTCAAGTGTTTTGTCATCTATTTGAAGAATTATTGGTAAGGTAAATATTGGAATTTCTTGAAACGTCTTCTAGAAAGAATTATCAGATTACATGAGAGGATTTAATTTATATACATTCTCGGTAAGCTAGCTAGCTCGGCTTCCACAAGTTTCCTTTCATTGCTTTGACTGTCGTCGCACgttgaaattaaatttatttacagGTAAAATAACAGTAAAGCTTATCAAAATTGACTAATTTTATAtgtcatttaatatttatcatttaatattttatcatataattttatcattatgaGAAATGCCGACtacaatcaaaaaaaaaaattataaaaatatacttataaattgacatgattttatatgatatattaaatttatttaataataaaaatatataattttataatttaatgtattataacaaattacgtcaatttataaatttttttttttataaaatctaaatcTCAATTTATAGTACTTCAAAGCATCTCTCTTATCGTTATTAATGTAAGAAAACTTGAAGTACTAGTACCAGAAAACGGATTGAGATATTATAAGCTGATAGTACCTTCAAATTAATGTTTAAGCATGATCGGCTTCGACGTCCAATGAATGTGAAGTATAAAATCTTTTCCCACTGacttgaattaattaattaacagtGATCAAATAGTTTCACcaatgctttgaaaaaaaaccaaaatcataATTACTTATATAGTACTGTAATAATAATGATTGCTGTTGGTACGTGAAAGCAGAAGATAAAGATAATGATAGAGCAACGTCATTAATGAATTAATGTAACGTATAGAGAGAGGAagcaaaaaaagataaaatcttGCTAGCTATCATGTTTGGCAGACGACAATGAATTATCAATATTAAGATTGGCACCCAATCATCTGTCACGGCCTAACTGATAATTCCGTTTCTCTTCATTTCTTGGCTAGTTTTCAGGctatgctagctagctataggACTAAGGACATGCTTCGACGAtcagtggtggtggtggtgggggaCCCTAATTAATTGGTTCTTATTATAGATGGCCACAGGCAGGCTATCTATCTACTACTTCTGCACCACTTGAATACAACGAGCCACCGCCCATAAAGTAGCCACCAATTGACTTAACACATACAACAATCTAGCTATACCCTTTCCCAATGGTCTGTGTATATAGTATGTATGAATATATACGTACATATGAGAAATGTTACAAGGAAGACACATCCATCTAATCAATATGTATGTGATTTGACGTTATTTTTGTCcgtctatttaaatatatacatatttaaatattatgataagagaataaaaatgataaattacatgTTAATTAAGTAAAAGTACGTGGTATAAATCTTTGACATAGAATTTATACCTATATTGTTCTGTCATTGGATCTTTGCCGAGGAAATATCATTTGAGAGGTACCAATCAAATGCAACCAAACTGCTGTTGAAAGTTGTTCGGAATGACAGTTGGGAAAAGGaacaaagcaagaaaataatagtaATGAAACATATTCACCCTGTACCATTATACATCTGTACTAAATGATTCCAAAGTAGCGGCTCTTTAATTTGGgtctctctttcttccttttttttctttttatttttaattttcctcttcttttaatGAAAAGATAGTTTGTCCAATGGACGAACTCAATCGATCCTAGAGATGAGCATCATGAACAGTTAGTCTGACTTGAGCAAATATGACACGGGTAAGAAGAAATCGGTTGAATTCCATTGAAGGGAATTCCTAAGGTATTTATCCATGAAAAATgatagaattattattattttattacttatttattatttattttgtattttattattttttaattttttattttacttaatcaaattatatattttttaaattttttcttaataactaagaatgttaaaaaaaatacttaaaagaaaatgattaaaaaataaaaaattcctaaTACCTTATAAGTAGTAAAAATTCCTAATACTAATCCTATCACTACCCTTTATCTATATATCATGTCTCAATTGTCAGATTAATTAAATCGCtaagaaatatttaatatatattaagatacaaataaatatatattttttttaatttctgaaTAAGAGTATGTGCAAAAATAGAAAGCTAGAGTACCAAGTCGAAATAGAGTCACCCACTCGTATGAAATTTTCCATGCCCACTGCTTGGGCTTCCGTGATAGCTTCTATCAACATATATTGAGTTGATCGAAGTGGTAGATGTTGAAGTGAAAGATATATTGGCAGTTTCCATTTTCTAGAAGGCTTGGGCCTATTGAAGAAATTGCAGAATACATAGCCTGATCATTGGCCTGGGATTAAAATCATCATAGTATTTCTGGTTTACAGTGTGCTAGGCCTGGACCCACCCTTTTTAACCCAATGAGGCGTTCACAGagtcaaatttcttgttttaACTTCAAAACCAAGGTCTGTTTGTTGCTTGGAACAAGTTATAATTGTCTCAAAATATGACTTTAAAAAAGGTACTA
This genomic window from Carya illinoinensis cultivar Pawnee chromosome 7, C.illinoinensisPawnee_v1, whole genome shotgun sequence contains:
- the LOC122314865 gene encoding heavy metal-associated isoprenylated plant protein 36-like isoform X2, translated to MANKPPEEAPETLKYQTWVLKVSIHCEGCKKKVKKILQSIEGVYTTTVDAQQHKVTVTGNVDADTLIKKLQRSGRKHAELIPEKKEKSGKSKKNEKQRGEKNNSEENDNDNKDSEEGGDQVDEEDGEIDEPAGGNGGGGGEGGAKKKKKKKKKQGQSGNPATNDASQNSGNAPADSNNSPAALNDQLAPSLGAMNLSPPRQHHVHPYPPSMYHHPPPPLYGMSYNTAYPRSSTATAYYAPAPMHANSNTYFHPEIYPPLLPLAHPMDTYADDDDQSQCSLM
- the LOC122314865 gene encoding heavy metal-associated isoprenylated plant protein 36-like isoform X1 gives rise to the protein MANKPPEEAPETLKYQTWVLKVSIHCEGCKKKVKKILQSIEGFCPILALIRVYTTTVDAQQHKVTVTGNVDADTLIKKLQRSGRKHAELIPEKKEKSGKSKKNEKQRGEKNNSEENDNDNKDSEEGGDQVDEEDGEIDEPAGGNGGGGGEGGAKKKKKKKKKQGQSGNPATNDASQNSGNAPADSNNSPAALNDQLAPSLGAMNLSPPRQHHVHPYPPSMYHHPPPPLYGMSYNTAYPRSSTATAYYAPAPMHANSNTYFHPEIYPPLLPLAHPMDTYADDDDQSQCSLM